One window of the candidate division WOR-3 bacterium genome contains the following:
- the thpR gene encoding RNA 2',3'-cyclic phosphodiesterase has product METIRSFIAIEIPKKIRQEIMKFVDEFQQQNLAVRWVKYENLHLTLCFLGNVTKVFLHKVADKLSAIAGAQKSFELSLKNFGAFPSQRSPRIIWVGVEKGSSELIDLQAKVESTLAEIGYKPEERRFHPHLTVG; this is encoded by the coding sequence ATGGAAACGATTCGCTCTTTTATTGCTATTGAAATTCCGAAAAAAATTAGGCAGGAGATTATGAAATTTGTTGATGAATTTCAACAACAAAATCTTGCTGTTCGGTGGGTAAAATATGAAAATCTGCACCTAACGCTGTGTTTTTTAGGGAATGTTACCAAGGTTTTTTTACACAAAGTCGCTGATAAATTATCAGCAATCGCCGGGGCTCAAAAATCATTCGAATTATCTTTGAAAAATTTCGGGGCCTTTCCCAGTCAGCGTTCTCCTCGAATAATTTGGGTCGGGGTGGAAAAAGGTAGTAGTGAATTAATCGATTTACAAGCGAAAGTTGAATCGACATTAGCGGAAATCGGCTACAAACCTGAAGAACGACGGTTTCATCCCCATCTAACAGTTGG